The following proteins are co-located in the Telopea speciosissima isolate NSW1024214 ecotype Mountain lineage chromosome 9, Tspe_v1, whole genome shotgun sequence genome:
- the LOC122639252 gene encoding uncharacterized protein LOC122639252 encodes MSSPSPKPASSPPPPSPAPQLPSNASWASILNAGSAPSSDGLPLYFVSPILNGLTKVAICLAAVLEYEIKLWENSLVGNFLGSRPPFHIVKTSLSKQWRPQGSLDISLLDNGFFLFKFSSATNKLRALEGGPWLIGKKPIFLCQWHPHLQLRRLDLTSIPFGITLPGLPLHYWCTDGLNSLGSVLGKPLFSDVRTRRKDCLAYARLCVEVSAQDVLPTFITVREGDDYSFEQEIHYDWKLPQCSVCKMFGYDSKLCSPPSDEPSVVGASSSTDVQPSSMTAGKMLPPH; translated from the coding sequence ATGTCGTCTCCCTCTCCCAAGCctgcttcttctcctcctcctccctcaCCTGCCCCCCAACTCCCTTCAAATGCTTCTTGGGCCTCCATCCTCAACGCTGGCTCTGCTCCTTCATCCGATGGCCTTCCTCTCTACTTTGTCTCTCCTATCTTAAATGGCTTGACCAAGGTCGCTATTTGCCTTGCTGCTGTTTTGGAGTACGAAATCAAGCTTTGGGAAAATAGCCTGGTAGGTAATTTTCTTGGCTCGCGACCACCATTCCACATCGTCAAAACTTCTCTCTCCAAGCAGTGGAGACCTCAAGGATCCTTGGATATCTCTCTGCTGGACAACGGCTTTTTCCTGTTCAAGTTTTCCTCTGCTACTAACAAGCTTCGAGCCTTAGAAGGGGGTCCTTGGTTGATAGGTAAGAAACCAATTTTTCTTTGCCAATGGCATCCCCATCTGCAACTCCGGCGACTGGACCTTACTTCAATCCCCTTTGGGATTACCTTACCTGGTTTGCCGCTTCATTATTGGTGCACCGATGGACTCAACTCTCTGGGATCTGTCTTGGGTAAACCTCTATTCTCAGATGTTAGGACCAGACGCAAAGACTGCCTGGCTTATGCAAGGCTCTGCGTGGAAGTCTCTGCGCAAGATGTGCTTCCCACCTTCATCACTGTCCGAGAAGGCGACGACTACTCCTTCGAGCAGGAAATCCATTACGATTGGAAGCTTCCCCAGTGCTCAGTCTGTAAAATGTTTGGATACGACTCTAAGCTTTGCTCCCCTCCCTCGGACGAGCCCTCTGTTGTTGGAGCTTCATCGTCTACAGATGTTCAACCTTCGTCTATGACTGCCGGCAAGATGCTTCCTCCCCATTAA